The following are encoded in a window of Haloarcula halophila genomic DNA:
- a CDS encoding F0F1 ATP synthase subunit C, which yields MIDTIALAANVVLQEGSAAPAIPAGAAAALAVGLAALGSGYAERGIGAAAVGAIAEDDSMFGRGLILTVLPETLVILALVVVFILG from the coding sequence ATGATTGACACCATCGCACTCGCCGCCAACGTTGTACTGCAGGAAGGTAGCGCCGCACCGGCCATCCCGGCAGGCGCCGCAGCGGCCCTGGCCGTCGGGCTCGCCGCACTCGGTTCGGGGTACGCGGAACGTGGTATCGGTGCCGCCGCGGTCGGCGCCATCGCCGAGGACGACAGCATGTTCGGTCGTGGCCTGATTCTGACGGTCCTGCCCGAGACACTCGTCATCCTCGCGCTGGTCGTCGTCTTCATCCTCGGTTAA
- a CDS encoding V-type ATP synthase subunit E: MSLDTVVEDIRDEARARAEEIRAEGENRAEEIVSEAEADAEQIHEDREAEVEREISQEREQKLSSAKLEAKQARLGARRDVLEDVHEDVEAALADLSGDRREELTTALLEAAVAEFDDGDSLRVYGRAADQALLEDILTDYEDVTFAGERDCLGGVVVESTNSRVRVNNTFDSLLETVWEDNLKEISDRLFEAQ; encoded by the coding sequence ATGAGTCTTGATACAGTCGTAGAGGATATCCGAGACGAGGCCCGCGCGCGTGCAGAGGAAATTCGCGCCGAAGGCGAAAACCGAGCCGAGGAGATCGTCTCCGAGGCGGAGGCCGACGCCGAGCAGATCCACGAGGACCGCGAGGCCGAGGTCGAACGCGAGATCTCCCAGGAGCGCGAACAGAAGCTCTCCTCGGCGAAGCTCGAAGCCAAACAGGCACGTCTCGGCGCACGCCGAGACGTCCTCGAAGACGTCCATGAGGACGTCGAGGCCGCACTCGCCGACCTCAGCGGCGACCGCCGCGAGGAGCTGACCACGGCGTTGCTGGAGGCGGCCGTCGCGGAGTTCGACGACGGCGACTCCCTGCGCGTCTACGGTCGAGCGGCCGACCAAGCCCTCCTCGAAGATATCCTCACAGACTACGAAGACGTAACGTTCGCCGGGGAGCGTGACTGTCTCGGCGGAGTGGTAGTCGAGAGCACGAACTCCCGGGTCCGTGTGAACAACACGTTTGACTCCCTGCTTGAGACGGTTTGGGAGGACAACCTCAAGGAAATCAGCGACCGACTCTTCGAAGCACAATGA